From Cataglyphis hispanica isolate Lineage 1 chromosome 3, ULB_Chis1_1.0, whole genome shotgun sequence, a single genomic window includes:
- the LOC126848377 gene encoding striatin-3 isoform X2: MKVPNHLYVDTMEDSCSPASQNHNGQLAGGANVSLANNKHQGGSDNGSNGDAKDQRPQYSMPGILHFIQHEWARFELERSQWELDRAEFQARIAFLQGERKGQENLKNDLVRRIKMLEYALKQERARYHKLKYGTDLVMQGDIKPPLYEEGTTCNISESGGGSSGGTGGGSGGGGGGDGEASFTSVSNVSWRQGRQLLRQYLQEIGYTDTIIDVRSNRVRSLLGLNNNTDTEEMNTPALNGNEGKVKRYDCNESHLHRAKLQPFQKKPSSMAEAMILDTEAAVIANFEFLGHTDMDMEEEEGDVEDEIYDANTDTKPNKTSMPLLGEDVDTDAEAEEVLNELNLLTEIEESPPGSIHLEMNSSEWNAIEMHRGLQLDPRRPNKEGDSTLELGELEQLCVNNDAEISYDMVSTTKETFRKTWNAKYTLRSHFDAVRALVFHPTDPVLITASDDHTLKLWNLHKTVPAKKSASLDVEPLYTFRSHTGPVLCLAMCSAGNRCYSGGLDGNIHCWTLPSANIDPYDSYEPSVLSHTLTGHTNAVWGLSMYHLRSTMLSFSADGTVKLWAPQAPQPLLNTYVSEQDGIPTSVDFIRDEPHKLVVAYEGACVVFDTETGAIVARLEANETKGVNRVVAHPTLPLVVAAHEDRHIRFYDHRSATLAHAMVAHLDAVTSLAVDPHGLYLLSGSHDCSIRLWNMDNKTCVQEITAHRKKFDESILDVAFHPSRPFIASAGADALAKVFV, encoded by the exons ATGAAGGTGCCCAACCATTTGTATGTTGACACAATGGAGGATAGCTGTAGCCCCGCGTCCCAAAATCATAACGGCCAGCTGGCCGGCGGCGCGAATGTCTCCCTCGCCAACAATAAGCATCAGGGCGGCAGCGACAATGGCAGCAACGGCGATGCCAAGGACCAGCGGCCGCAGTACTCGATGCCTGGTATTCTGCACTTTATTCAACACGAATGGGCCCGTTTCGAGCTCGAAAGGTCCCAATGGGAGCTGGACAGGGCGGAATTTCAG GCTAGAATAGCTTTCCTTCAGGGTGAAAGAAAAGGACaagaaaatttgaagaatgaTCTTGTGaggagaataaaaatgttagaatATGCGCTTAAGCAAGAGag aGCAAGGTATCACAAACTAAAATATGGTACCGACTTAGTAATGCAAGGAGATATAAAACCTCCTCTTTATGAAGAAGGTACTACATGCAATATCTCTGAAAGTGGTGGTGGAAGTAGTGGTGGCACTGGTGGTGGCAGTGGTGGAGGAGGAGGTGGAGATGGTGAAGCTTCATTTACATCTGTCAGTAATGTTAGTTGGAGACAAGGCCGTCAGCTTCTAAGGCA atatttgcaAGAGATTGGTTACACTGATACAATAATAGATGTACGATCAAATAGAGTACGAtcattacttggtttaaataataacacagACACAGAAGAAATGAATACTCCCGCATTAAATGGAAATGAaggaaaagtaaaaagatatgATTGTAATGAAAGTCATTTACATCGGGCAAAATTGCAACCTTTTCAAAAAAAG CCATCTTCTATGGCAGAAGCAATGATATTAGACACAGAAGCGGCTGTTATAGCAAATTTCGAATTCTTGGGTCACACAGATATGGATAtggaggaagaagaaggagaTGTAGAAGATGAAATTTATGATGCAAATACAGATACCAAACCAAATAaa ACATCTATGCCTCTTTTAGGAGAAGATGTTGATACAGATGCAGAGGCAGAAGAAGTGTTAAACGAATTAAATCTTCTCACAGAAATTGAAGAATCTCCACCTGGTTCTATTCATTTGGAAATGAATTCTTCAGAATgga ATGCAATAGAAATGCATAGAGGATTACAATTGGATCCAAGACGTCCAAATAAAGAAGGTGATTCCACATTGGAATTAGGAGAGTTAGAACAATTATGTGTTAACAATGATGCAGAAATATCGTACGAT ATGGTTTCCACCACAAAAGAGACCTTCAGAAAAACGtggaatgcaaaatatacattacgATCACATTTCGATGCTGTTAGGGCACTTGTCTTCCATCCCACAGATCCAGTTCTTATCACCGCGAGTGATGATCATACGCTGAAATTGTGGAATCTTCATAAGACTGTTCCAGCGAAAAA GTCAGCTTCATTAGATGTAGAACCACTTTACACGTTCAGATCACATACTGGACCTGTATTGTGTCTAGCCATGTGCAGTGCGGGTAATCGATGTTACAGTGGTGGCTTAGATGGCAATATCCATTGCTGGACACTTCCATCAGCTAACATTGATCCGTATGACTCGTACGAACCAAGTGTCCTTAGTCATACATTAACAGGACACACAAACGCTGTTTGGGGCTTGAGTATGTACCATCTGCGCTCTACCATGCTGTCCTTCAGTGCAGACGGAACTGTAAAATTATGGGCTCCGCAGGCCCCGCAACCTCTTCTCAATACATATGTCTCGGAACAAG atggTATACCGACTTCAGTTGACTTCATCAGAGATGAGCCTCACAAGTTGGTCGTAGCTTATGAAGGAGCTTGCGTGGTATTTGACACTGAAACTGGCGCGATCGTTGCGCGACTCGAGGCAAACGAAACGAAAGGCGTAAATCGCGTTGTAGCGCATCCAACATTACCGCTCGTCGTGGCCGCGCACGAAGATCGGCATATTCGATTTTACGATCATCGATCAGCTACTCTTGCTCACGCGATGGTGGCGCACTTGGACGCAGTTACTAGTCTCGCTGTAGATCCTCATGGTCTATACTTACTTTCAGGAA gTCATGATTGCAGCATAAGATTGTGGAATATGGATAACAAGACTTGTGTTCAGGAAATAACAGCGCATCGGAAGAAATTTGACGAAAGTATTTTAGACGTAGCGTTCCACCCATCACGACCATTTATAGCGAGCGCTGGCGCCGATGCTCTCGCCAAAGTATTTGTGTGA
- the LOC126848377 gene encoding striatin-3 isoform X1 has translation MKVPNHLYVDTMEDSCSPASQNHNGQLAGGANVSLANNKHQGGSDNGSNGDAKDQRPQYSMPGILHFIQHEWARFELERSQWELDRAEFQARIAFLQGERKGQENLKNDLVRRIKMLEYALKQERARYHKLKYGTDLVMQGDIKPPLYEEGTTCNISESGGGSSGGTGGGSGGGGGGDGEASFTSVSNVSWRQGRQLLRQYLQEIGYTDTIIDVRSNRVRSLLGLNNNTDTEEMNTPALNGNEGKVKRYDCNESHLHRAKLQPFQKKQQPSSMAEAMILDTEAAVIANFEFLGHTDMDMEEEEGDVEDEIYDANTDTKPNKTSMPLLGEDVDTDAEAEEVLNELNLLTEIEESPPGSIHLEMNSSEWNAIEMHRGLQLDPRRPNKEGDSTLELGELEQLCVNNDAEISYDMVSTTKETFRKTWNAKYTLRSHFDAVRALVFHPTDPVLITASDDHTLKLWNLHKTVPAKKSASLDVEPLYTFRSHTGPVLCLAMCSAGNRCYSGGLDGNIHCWTLPSANIDPYDSYEPSVLSHTLTGHTNAVWGLSMYHLRSTMLSFSADGTVKLWAPQAPQPLLNTYVSEQDGIPTSVDFIRDEPHKLVVAYEGACVVFDTETGAIVARLEANETKGVNRVVAHPTLPLVVAAHEDRHIRFYDHRSATLAHAMVAHLDAVTSLAVDPHGLYLLSGSHDCSIRLWNMDNKTCVQEITAHRKKFDESILDVAFHPSRPFIASAGADALAKVFV, from the exons ATGAAGGTGCCCAACCATTTGTATGTTGACACAATGGAGGATAGCTGTAGCCCCGCGTCCCAAAATCATAACGGCCAGCTGGCCGGCGGCGCGAATGTCTCCCTCGCCAACAATAAGCATCAGGGCGGCAGCGACAATGGCAGCAACGGCGATGCCAAGGACCAGCGGCCGCAGTACTCGATGCCTGGTATTCTGCACTTTATTCAACACGAATGGGCCCGTTTCGAGCTCGAAAGGTCCCAATGGGAGCTGGACAGGGCGGAATTTCAG GCTAGAATAGCTTTCCTTCAGGGTGAAAGAAAAGGACaagaaaatttgaagaatgaTCTTGTGaggagaataaaaatgttagaatATGCGCTTAAGCAAGAGag aGCAAGGTATCACAAACTAAAATATGGTACCGACTTAGTAATGCAAGGAGATATAAAACCTCCTCTTTATGAAGAAGGTACTACATGCAATATCTCTGAAAGTGGTGGTGGAAGTAGTGGTGGCACTGGTGGTGGCAGTGGTGGAGGAGGAGGTGGAGATGGTGAAGCTTCATTTACATCTGTCAGTAATGTTAGTTGGAGACAAGGCCGTCAGCTTCTAAGGCA atatttgcaAGAGATTGGTTACACTGATACAATAATAGATGTACGATCAAATAGAGTACGAtcattacttggtttaaataataacacagACACAGAAGAAATGAATACTCCCGCATTAAATGGAAATGAaggaaaagtaaaaagatatgATTGTAATGAAAGTCATTTACATCGGGCAAAATTGCAACCTTTTCAAAAAAAG cAACAGCCATCTTCTATGGCAGAAGCAATGATATTAGACACAGAAGCGGCTGTTATAGCAAATTTCGAATTCTTGGGTCACACAGATATGGATAtggaggaagaagaaggagaTGTAGAAGATGAAATTTATGATGCAAATACAGATACCAAACCAAATAaa ACATCTATGCCTCTTTTAGGAGAAGATGTTGATACAGATGCAGAGGCAGAAGAAGTGTTAAACGAATTAAATCTTCTCACAGAAATTGAAGAATCTCCACCTGGTTCTATTCATTTGGAAATGAATTCTTCAGAATgga ATGCAATAGAAATGCATAGAGGATTACAATTGGATCCAAGACGTCCAAATAAAGAAGGTGATTCCACATTGGAATTAGGAGAGTTAGAACAATTATGTGTTAACAATGATGCAGAAATATCGTACGAT ATGGTTTCCACCACAAAAGAGACCTTCAGAAAAACGtggaatgcaaaatatacattacgATCACATTTCGATGCTGTTAGGGCACTTGTCTTCCATCCCACAGATCCAGTTCTTATCACCGCGAGTGATGATCATACGCTGAAATTGTGGAATCTTCATAAGACTGTTCCAGCGAAAAA GTCAGCTTCATTAGATGTAGAACCACTTTACACGTTCAGATCACATACTGGACCTGTATTGTGTCTAGCCATGTGCAGTGCGGGTAATCGATGTTACAGTGGTGGCTTAGATGGCAATATCCATTGCTGGACACTTCCATCAGCTAACATTGATCCGTATGACTCGTACGAACCAAGTGTCCTTAGTCATACATTAACAGGACACACAAACGCTGTTTGGGGCTTGAGTATGTACCATCTGCGCTCTACCATGCTGTCCTTCAGTGCAGACGGAACTGTAAAATTATGGGCTCCGCAGGCCCCGCAACCTCTTCTCAATACATATGTCTCGGAACAAG atggTATACCGACTTCAGTTGACTTCATCAGAGATGAGCCTCACAAGTTGGTCGTAGCTTATGAAGGAGCTTGCGTGGTATTTGACACTGAAACTGGCGCGATCGTTGCGCGACTCGAGGCAAACGAAACGAAAGGCGTAAATCGCGTTGTAGCGCATCCAACATTACCGCTCGTCGTGGCCGCGCACGAAGATCGGCATATTCGATTTTACGATCATCGATCAGCTACTCTTGCTCACGCGATGGTGGCGCACTTGGACGCAGTTACTAGTCTCGCTGTAGATCCTCATGGTCTATACTTACTTTCAGGAA gTCATGATTGCAGCATAAGATTGTGGAATATGGATAACAAGACTTGTGTTCAGGAAATAACAGCGCATCGGAAGAAATTTGACGAAAGTATTTTAGACGTAGCGTTCCACCCATCACGACCATTTATAGCGAGCGCTGGCGCCGATGCTCTCGCCAAAGTATTTGTGTGA